A region from the Variovorax sp. V93 genome encodes:
- a CDS encoding alpha/beta hydrolase → MRAFVGAGSWALALGMWSCGGGGGGGGGAFVPVATVAPPPDTPAAPPEPAPAPVPEPPATPAESPPAASRVVSDTITSAKTGASYALEIYLPASYDGGSAAYPVIYAMDADGVFNPPNTRFSDLRNILEQHRTEAILVGIGGSARREQDYTMPGAVPYHDFLALELVPFVESKYRADAGQRLLTGLSLSGSMAGIALFLEGAAGSLVFSHFLAFEAAFDFQTAEYEDLEQRMHDALGDRPLPATLVLTRCDKPVECNFEPVGRMHARLLARGYPGLSITETTYSTTHTETDIPSFADAIARLLP, encoded by the coding sequence ATGCGTGCGTTCGTAGGGGCCGGAAGCTGGGCGCTCGCGCTCGGAATGTGGAGCTGCGGCGGAGGTGGCGGAGGCGGCGGTGGCGCCTTCGTGCCGGTGGCCACCGTTGCACCGCCGCCCGATACGCCGGCCGCGCCGCCCGAGCCAGCGCCAGCACCGGTACCCGAGCCCCCCGCGACGCCCGCCGAATCGCCGCCCGCCGCCAGCCGCGTCGTTTCCGACACCATCACCTCGGCCAAGACAGGCGCAAGCTACGCACTCGAGATCTACCTGCCGGCCTCCTACGACGGCGGCTCGGCGGCCTATCCGGTCATCTACGCAATGGACGCCGACGGGGTCTTCAATCCGCCCAACACGCGGTTTTCAGACCTCAGGAACATCCTCGAGCAGCACCGCACCGAAGCGATCCTGGTCGGCATCGGCGGCTCGGCGCGCCGCGAGCAGGACTACACGATGCCGGGCGCCGTGCCGTACCACGACTTCCTCGCGCTCGAACTGGTGCCGTTCGTCGAGTCGAAGTACCGCGCCGACGCAGGGCAGCGCCTGCTGACCGGGCTGTCGCTGAGCGGGAGCATGGCCGGCATCGCGCTGTTCCTCGAGGGGGCGGCAGGCAGCCTGGTGTTCTCGCACTTCCTGGCGTTCGAAGCCGCGTTCGACTTCCAGACGGCCGAGTACGAAGACCTCGAGCAGCGAATGCACGATGCGCTGGGCGACCGGCCCTTGCCGGCAACGCTGGTTCTCACGCGCTGCGACAAGCCGGTCGAGTGCAACTTCGAACCTGTGGGCCGAATGCACGCGCGGCTTCTGGCCCGAGGCTACCCGGGCCTGTCGATCACCGAGACCACCTACTCGACGACGCACACCGAGACCGACATTCCGTCGTTCGCCGATGCGATCGCCAGGCTGCTGCCGTAG
- a CDS encoding type VI secretion system Vgr family protein, with amino-acid sequence MRRRAILHSPLGEALQFHRLAGREALSQAYAFDLELLGSSNAIDAKALLGQPATVVMETESGAPRYLAGLVTRFGLSHEDDRQAFYEMRLRPWLWLATRRSDFRIFQDQTVPEIVAAVLGRYGHPMEQKLHRSYRPWTYCVQYHESDFDFVSRLCEHEGIYYWFRHEAGQQVLVFADDIASAHAPLPGGEAVRYHPHEKAGMTGGLEASERITEWAQAEEIRPGHHFRNHYDFEKPQADLASRRQMPPGHAHDGFERYEWPGDHLQHEDGETCARIRTEEQLSQRSRASGRSNRRDLAPGHLFRLTHHPRDDQNRQHLLLAVDYELQENLQASEGVDASEGSVQRFAFEAQPTSYAWRPQRSTPKPRTRGPQTAMVVGPAGEEIWTDRYGRIKVQFHWDRLGQRNENASCWLRVSTSWAGASFGAAALPRIGQEVIVDFLNGDPDYPIVTGRVHNADEMPAWQLPQQKQLTGLRSRELGGGRSNHLALDDSTGKVQAQLKSDHQSSSLSLGHVGRIEDTAGRKDDRGQGFELRTDGHGALRAARGLLLSTEARANAQGHITDMRETVARLTQGRDLHESLAQVAQQAQAHEAGDQDEVARALKAQNDAIKGSGGRPGQGEFPEFQEPHLTLASPAGIQATTAASTHLVSVEHTALTSGAHTSVATGNSFLVSAKDAVRMVAFNNGIRMAAAAADIDLTALRDSINALAKLDIKLEASRITITAKEEVLVNGGSSYTRWTAGGIESGTNGLWRAHAASHSMVGPKSVPVPSIELKLPNLDLGPYKADYQLFKTDNRPFEGYAYEIHDQQRKLLESGDTSKAGQTRLVNSEMAIGLKGYKSIMRESERVTENWSSVLEARAGQAEARSAPAPGRAPGSEAA; translated from the coding sequence ATGAGAAGGCGCGCCATCCTGCACTCGCCGCTGGGCGAGGCACTGCAATTCCACCGGCTGGCCGGGCGCGAGGCGCTCAGCCAGGCCTATGCCTTCGACCTCGAGCTGCTGGGCAGCAGCAACGCCATCGACGCGAAGGCCCTGCTGGGCCAGCCCGCCACCGTCGTGATGGAAACCGAGAGCGGCGCCCCGCGCTACCTCGCCGGCCTTGTCACCCGCTTCGGCCTGTCGCACGAAGACGACCGCCAGGCCTTCTACGAGATGCGGCTGCGCCCCTGGCTCTGGCTGGCCACGCGCCGCTCCGACTTCCGCATCTTCCAGGACCAGACCGTGCCCGAGATCGTTGCGGCCGTGCTGGGCCGCTACGGCCACCCGATGGAGCAGAAGCTCCACCGCAGCTACCGCCCCTGGACCTACTGCGTGCAGTACCACGAGAGCGACTTCGACTTCGTCTCGCGCCTGTGCGAACACGAAGGCATCTACTACTGGTTTCGCCACGAGGCCGGGCAGCAGGTGCTGGTCTTCGCCGACGACATCGCCAGCGCCCATGCCCCCTTGCCCGGCGGCGAGGCCGTGCGCTACCACCCGCACGAGAAGGCCGGCATGACCGGCGGGCTGGAGGCCAGCGAGCGCATCACCGAATGGGCGCAGGCCGAGGAGATCCGCCCGGGCCACCACTTTCGCAACCACTACGACTTCGAGAAGCCCCAGGCCGACCTCGCCAGCCGCCGCCAGATGCCCCCGGGCCACGCGCACGACGGCTTCGAGCGCTACGAATGGCCGGGCGACCACCTGCAGCACGAGGACGGCGAGACCTGTGCGCGCATCCGCACCGAGGAGCAGCTGAGCCAGCGCAGCCGGGCCAGCGGCCGTTCCAACCGGCGCGACCTGGCCCCGGGCCACCTCTTCAGGCTCACGCACCACCCGCGCGACGACCAGAACCGCCAGCACCTGCTGCTGGCCGTCGACTACGAGCTGCAGGAGAACCTGCAGGCCAGCGAAGGGGTGGATGCCTCCGAAGGCTCGGTGCAGCGCTTCGCCTTCGAGGCCCAGCCCACGAGCTACGCCTGGCGCCCGCAACGCAGCACGCCCAAGCCGCGCACCCGCGGCCCGCAGACGGCGATGGTGGTCGGCCCCGCGGGCGAGGAGATCTGGACCGACCGCTACGGCCGCATCAAGGTGCAGTTCCACTGGGATCGGCTCGGCCAGCGTAACGAGAACGCGAGCTGCTGGCTGCGCGTGTCCACATCCTGGGCCGGCGCCAGCTTCGGCGCGGCCGCGCTGCCGCGCATCGGGCAGGAGGTGATCGTCGATTTCCTCAACGGCGACCCCGATTACCCGATCGTCACCGGCCGGGTGCACAACGCCGACGAGATGCCGGCCTGGCAGCTGCCCCAGCAGAAGCAGCTCACGGGCCTGCGCAGCCGCGAGTTGGGCGGCGGGCGCAGCAACCACCTGGCGCTGGACGATTCCACGGGCAAGGTGCAGGCCCAGCTCAAGAGCGACCACCAGAGCTCCAGCCTGAGCCTGGGCCATGTCGGCCGCATCGAGGACACGGCCGGGCGCAAGGACGACCGGGGCCAGGGCTTCGAGCTGCGCACCGACGGCCATGGCGCACTGCGCGCCGCCCGGGGCCTGCTGCTGAGCACCGAGGCGCGCGCCAATGCGCAGGGCCACATCACCGACATGCGCGAGACGGTGGCGCGGCTCACGCAGGGGCGCGACCTGCACGAGAGCCTGGCGCAGGTGGCGCAGCAGGCCCAGGCGCACGAGGCGGGCGACCAGGACGAGGTGGCCCGGGCGCTGAAGGCGCAGAACGACGCGATCAAGGGAAGCGGCGGCAGGCCGGGCCAGGGCGAGTTCCCGGAGTTCCAGGAGCCGCACCTGACCTTGGCGAGCCCCGCGGGCATCCAGGCCACCACGGCCGCGAGCACCCACCTCGTGAGCGTGGAACACACGGCCCTCACGAGCGGCGCGCACACCAGCGTGGCCACGGGCAACAGCTTCCTGGTGAGCGCCAAGGATGCGGTGCGCATGGTCGCCTTCAACAACGGCATCCGCATGGCGGCGGCGGCGGCGGACATCGACCTCACGGCGCTCAGGGACAGCATCAACGCGCTGGCCAAGCTGGACATCAAGCTGGAGGCCAGCCGGATCACCATCACGGCCAAGGAGGAGGTGCTCGTCAACGGCGGCTCCAGCTACACGCGCTGGACGGCCGGCGGCATCGAGAGCGGCACCAATGGCCTGTGGCGTGCGCATGCGGCTTCGCATTCGATGGTGGGGCCGAAGAGCGTGCCGGTGCCATCGATCGAACTGAAGCTCCCCAATCTCGACCTGGGTCCGTACAAGGCCGACTACCAACTCTTCAAGACCGACAACCGCCCCTTCGAGGGCTACGCCTACGAAATCCATGACCAGCAGCGCAAGTTGCTGGAAAGTGGCGATACGTCCAAGGCCGGCCAGACCCGCCTGGTCAACAGCGAGATGGCCATCGGTCTGAAGGGCTACAAGTCGATCATGCGCGAGAGCGAGCGAGTGACGGAGAACTGGTCGTCCGTGCTGGAGGCCAGGGCCGGACAAGCCGAAGCCCGTAGCGCGCCGGCACCAGGCAGAGCTCCTGGAAGCGAGGCCGCGTAA
- a CDS encoding alpha/beta hydrolase domain-containing protein, producing MHPRSSTGRQPRLHWFAAAMAAVAIAAGAPAEARVTRIVIDSVAPLAGQSIPYEQVRGRAFGELDPNDPHNSVITDIQLGADADGKVRYETTFNLVKPVDMSRASGFLWHDVPNRGGAGTIAVEERELGDVGLRSGWQADNAGNTGIPANRAEGANHWVAAPIAKLNGVAVTGKVFARIVNRGGVGSQPLMVQTNPVPYLPATLDTAQATLKTHIKETVDGVVTEGPAIAAGDWAFARCDAGNPFPGTPIDINPANAPGNLPVHICLRNGFDAKLLYQVVYPAQNAYVLGVGMAAFRDVGTFFRYETADDFGTRNPVGGFVKGTAVRGVSQSGNMVRQFIFMGLNQDERNRKVYDGAWPIIAGRRVAANSRWAQPDGVLELFQQGSEGPQWWVDWPDPVRKQPTGSIFSRCSANDTCPKVIEHFGSAEVYALKLTPEWIGTAGDADIPLPRNVRRYYVPGSHHGGGAGGFTHMPAAATGPTCPGNNFGRGTLAANPVPHTEITNVLRLAMRDWVLNGTPPPPSRWPTLAARTLVDANKKAMGFPSGVPGIPDSIFLPQNFAFPVFDYDWGPQFNHAEASGVPTQVPPSIKKVIPMKVPKVDADGNEIDGVPTVLVMAPLGTYLGFNVTAEGFHRGQVCNYVGGYVPFARTRAERVANGDPRLSLEERYGSHEGYVAAVRAAAEKAFAEGFLLPADRDRLIRQASESAVLR from the coding sequence ATGCACCCGAGAAGCTCGACTGGGCGCCAGCCGCGCCTGCACTGGTTCGCGGCGGCGATGGCCGCGGTGGCAATCGCCGCCGGTGCACCGGCCGAGGCCCGCGTCACCCGCATCGTGATCGACAGCGTCGCGCCTCTCGCTGGGCAGTCGATTCCATACGAGCAGGTCCGCGGCCGCGCCTTCGGCGAGCTCGATCCGAACGATCCGCACAACAGCGTCATCACCGACATCCAGCTCGGCGCGGACGCCGACGGCAAGGTGCGGTATGAGACCACCTTCAATCTGGTGAAGCCGGTCGACATGAGCCGCGCGAGTGGCTTCCTCTGGCACGACGTGCCCAACCGCGGCGGCGCCGGCACCATCGCCGTGGAGGAGCGCGAACTGGGCGATGTCGGCCTGCGCAGCGGCTGGCAGGCGGACAACGCCGGCAACACGGGCATTCCCGCCAATCGGGCCGAGGGTGCCAATCACTGGGTGGCGGCACCCATCGCCAAGCTGAACGGCGTGGCTGTCACAGGCAAGGTGTTCGCGCGCATTGTCAACCGCGGCGGCGTGGGCTCCCAGCCGCTGATGGTGCAGACCAACCCCGTGCCTTACCTTCCGGCCACGCTGGACACGGCCCAGGCAACGCTGAAGACGCACATCAAGGAAACCGTCGATGGCGTCGTCACCGAGGGGCCGGCCATCGCCGCGGGCGACTGGGCCTTTGCCAGATGCGATGCCGGCAACCCGTTTCCCGGCACGCCGATCGACATCAACCCCGCCAATGCGCCCGGCAACCTGCCGGTGCACATCTGCCTGCGCAACGGCTTCGATGCCAAGCTGCTGTACCAGGTGGTGTATCCGGCCCAGAACGCCTACGTATTGGGCGTGGGCATGGCGGCGTTCCGCGACGTGGGCACCTTCTTCCGCTACGAGACGGCGGACGACTTCGGCACGCGCAATCCGGTGGGAGGCTTCGTCAAGGGCACGGCGGTGCGCGGTGTGTCGCAGTCCGGGAACATGGTGCGGCAGTTCATCTTCATGGGCCTGAACCAGGACGAGCGCAACCGCAAGGTCTACGACGGCGCCTGGCCGATCATCGCGGGCCGCCGGGTGGCGGCCAACTCGCGCTGGGCCCAGCCGGACGGCGTGCTGGAACTCTTTCAGCAGGGCAGCGAAGGCCCGCAGTGGTGGGTGGACTGGCCGGACCCGGTGCGCAAGCAGCCCACCGGCAGCATCTTCTCGCGCTGCAGCGCCAACGACACCTGCCCGAAGGTGATCGAGCATTTCGGATCGGCCGAGGTGTATGCACTGAAGCTGACGCCCGAGTGGATCGGCACGGCCGGCGACGCGGACATTCCGTTGCCGCGCAACGTGCGGCGCTACTACGTGCCGGGCAGTCACCACGGCGGCGGCGCGGGCGGCTTCACGCACATGCCCGCGGCCGCCACCGGCCCCACCTGTCCCGGCAACAACTTCGGCCGCGGCACCTTGGCGGCCAACCCGGTGCCGCACACGGAAATCACCAACGTGCTGCGCCTGGCCATGCGCGACTGGGTGCTGAACGGCACACCGCCGCCGCCCAGCCGCTGGCCGACGCTCGCGGCCCGGACGCTGGTCGACGCCAACAAGAAGGCGATGGGCTTTCCGAGCGGCGTGCCCGGCATTCCGGACTCGATCTTCCTGCCGCAGAACTTTGCGTTTCCGGTGTTCGACTACGACTGGGGGCCGCAATTCAATCATGCGGAAGCCTCCGGCGTGCCCACCCAGGTGCCGCCGTCCATCAAGAAGGTGATTCCGATGAAAGTTCCGAAGGTCGACGCCGACGGCAACGAGATCGACGGCGTCCCCACGGTGCTCGTGATGGCGCCGCTGGGCACCTACCTGGGCTTCAACGTCACCGCCGAGGGCTTCCACCGCGGCCAGGTGTGCAACTACGTCGGCGGCTATGTGCCGTTCGCCCGCACGCGTGCCGAGCGGGTGGCGAATGGCGATCCGCGCCTGTCGCTCGAGGAGCGCTACGGCAGCCACGAGGGCTACGTGGCCGCGGTGCGCGCCGCTGCCGAGAAGGCGTTCGCCGAGGGTTTTCTCCTTCCTGCGGACCGCGACCGCCTTATCCGGCAGGCTTCGGAGAGTGCCGTGCTCCGCTGA
- a CDS encoding LysR family transcriptional regulator, with protein MINLNRFDLISLRLFVAVVDGGSLTAGADRFGVSLPAASKRITDLEQHCGMALLQRGQRGVTATPEGQTLHRHAIEVIARLEQLVQAVDDLQSGATGHLRLCANPSAFGGFLPSVLAEYARRYPQVVIDMEDALSEDGIRAVLKGTAELAVIGDNVPHEGLETLVCNVDQLVLLVPAGHALAGRQNASIENVLDHDLVTLARSASLTRKVMAAADAVKRTPRIRVQVRSFDSMCRMVAFGLGLAILPRAAAALYAQALGLVQVGLEGVEMERVLLLAMRSRAELSTPAAALVEMIEESAAPFSGARHSPKPAG; from the coding sequence ATGATCAACCTGAACCGTTTCGATCTCATCTCCCTGCGGCTTTTTGTCGCGGTCGTCGATGGCGGAAGCCTGACGGCGGGCGCAGACCGGTTCGGCGTATCGCTTCCGGCGGCCAGCAAGCGCATCACCGATCTCGAACAGCACTGCGGCATGGCGCTGCTGCAGCGCGGCCAGCGCGGCGTGACCGCCACCCCCGAAGGCCAGACCCTGCACCGGCACGCGATCGAGGTGATCGCGCGCCTGGAACAGCTCGTGCAGGCGGTCGACGATCTTCAATCAGGTGCCACCGGCCACCTGCGGCTGTGCGCCAATCCCTCTGCTTTCGGCGGCTTCCTGCCCAGCGTGCTGGCCGAGTACGCCCGCCGCTATCCGCAGGTGGTGATCGACATGGAAGACGCCTTGAGCGAGGACGGGATCCGCGCCGTGCTCAAGGGCACGGCGGAGCTGGCCGTGATCGGCGACAACGTGCCGCACGAAGGCCTGGAAACCCTCGTCTGCAATGTCGACCAGCTGGTGCTGCTGGTGCCGGCGGGCCATGCGCTGGCCGGCCGGCAGAACGCCTCCATCGAGAACGTGCTCGACCACGACCTGGTCACGCTGGCACGCAGCGCATCGCTCACGCGCAAGGTGATGGCGGCGGCCGACGCGGTCAAGCGCACGCCGCGCATCCGGGTGCAGGTGCGCAGCTTCGATTCGATGTGCCGCATGGTCGCGTTCGGGCTCGGCCTGGCGATCCTGCCGCGAGCGGCGGCGGCGCTCTATGCCCAGGCCCTGGGTCTCGTGCAGGTCGGCCTCGAAGGCGTCGAGATGGAACGCGTGCTGCTGCTGGCCATGCGCAGCCGCGCGGAGCTCTCGACGCCGGCGGCCGCCCTGGTGGAAATGATCGAGGAAAGCGCGGCACCCTTCAGCGGAGCACGGCACTCTCCGAAGCCTGCCGGATAA
- a CDS encoding I78 family peptidase inhibitor, whose amino-acid sequence MPIFPQPGFIFFPGTRGILAAAVCAASLFMAGCETQPEFRPLTSEAPPPPTFVTVPKEEACQAAQARYALGQALDPLLLEQMRTRTGSKSARTSAAGAPLPAPADPARLNVDVDAQGRVVAARCG is encoded by the coding sequence ATGCCCATCTTCCCTCAACCCGGTTTCATCTTTTTCCCTGGTACGCGCGGCATCCTGGCGGCCGCCGTCTGCGCCGCATCGCTGTTCATGGCAGGGTGCGAGACGCAGCCCGAATTCCGCCCGCTGACTTCCGAGGCGCCGCCGCCGCCCACCTTCGTGACCGTGCCCAAAGAAGAAGCCTGCCAGGCTGCGCAGGCGCGCTATGCGCTCGGCCAGGCGCTCGATCCGCTGCTGCTGGAGCAGATGCGCACGCGCACCGGTTCCAAGTCCGCGCGCACCTCGGCCGCCGGCGCGCCGCTGCCGGCGCCGGCCGATCCGGCCCGGCTCAATGTCGACGTCGATGCGCAGGGCAGGGTGGTTGCCGCGCGCTGCGGCTGA
- a CDS encoding 2-hydroxychromene-2-carboxylate isomerase: MTTHPTPAAIALDCYYSLSSPWAYLGGPQLQDIVRRHHVRLTLKPYDFQAVVPQTGGIPLKTRPEPRRTYHALELARWRDYLGMPLNLEPAYYPKGAPVDPNWNKYPGWMVIAAQLQGLDAQPLSHALLRALWAEERDTSEAAVRIAVAEENGYNGAALQALEQAPETLAVYRANSADAIQAGVFGAPTFVLDGERFWGQDRLAFLDRALDRRRHSAGG, from the coding sequence ATGACCACCCACCCGACCCCCGCCGCCATCGCGCTCGACTGCTACTACAGCCTTTCCTCGCCCTGGGCCTACCTGGGCGGCCCGCAGCTGCAGGACATCGTGCGGCGCCACCATGTGCGGCTCACGCTCAAGCCCTACGACTTCCAGGCCGTGGTGCCGCAGACCGGCGGCATTCCGCTGAAGACACGGCCCGAGCCGCGCCGCACCTATCACGCGCTCGAACTGGCGCGCTGGCGCGACTACCTCGGCATGCCGCTCAACCTGGAGCCCGCCTACTATCCCAAGGGTGCGCCGGTCGATCCGAACTGGAACAAGTACCCGGGCTGGATGGTGATTGCCGCGCAGCTGCAGGGGCTCGATGCCCAGCCGCTTTCGCATGCGCTGCTGCGCGCACTCTGGGCCGAGGAGCGCGACACCTCCGAAGCCGCGGTGCGCATCGCGGTGGCCGAGGAAAACGGCTACAACGGCGCGGCGCTGCAGGCGCTGGAGCAGGCGCCCGAGACCTTGGCGGTCTACCGCGCCAACAGCGCCGACGCCATCCAGGCCGGCGTGTTCGGCGCGCCAACCTTCGTGCTCGACGGCGAGCGCTTCTGGGGCCAGGACCGGCTGGCCTTTCTGGACCGGGCGCTCGACAGGCGCCGCCATTCCGCGGGCGGATAA
- the dapF gene encoding diaminopimelate epimerase, whose translation MRIRFTKMQGAGNDFVVLDETRGTLGLTAAQYRFLADRHFGVGADQILTVRPPSQGAAEGVDFQYVIHNADGGEVEQCGNGARCFMRFVREHHLTEKDTVRVETLAGIIEPRMGEDGRVTVDMGPPVFEPARVPFDTAGLDPQPDGAWHTWHLALGTHADSAIVSVAVLSMGNPHAVQVVDNVDTAPVARQGPQIEHHPRFPQRVNAGFMQVVDRTHVRLRVFERGAGETLACGTGACAAVVAGIRLGLLERRVDVQTHGGVLTIGWEGEGHPVLMTGPATTVFEGDIEVPELP comes from the coding sequence ATGCGAATCCGCTTTACCAAGATGCAGGGTGCCGGCAACGATTTCGTCGTGCTGGACGAGACGCGCGGCACGCTGGGCCTCACGGCCGCGCAGTACCGCTTCCTGGCCGACCGCCATTTCGGCGTCGGCGCCGACCAGATCCTCACGGTGCGGCCGCCCTCCCAGGGCGCGGCCGAGGGCGTCGATTTCCAGTACGTGATCCACAACGCCGACGGCGGCGAGGTGGAGCAGTGCGGCAACGGCGCGCGCTGCTTCATGCGCTTCGTGCGCGAGCACCACCTGACCGAGAAGGACACGGTGCGCGTCGAAACGCTGGCCGGCATCATCGAGCCGCGCATGGGCGAAGACGGCCGCGTCACGGTCGACATGGGGCCGCCCGTCTTCGAGCCCGCCCGCGTGCCCTTCGACACCGCCGGCCTCGATCCGCAGCCCGACGGCGCCTGGCACACCTGGCACCTGGCCCTCGGCACGCATGCCGACTCGGCCATCGTGTCGGTCGCGGTGCTGTCGATGGGCAACCCGCATGCGGTGCAGGTGGTCGACAACGTCGACACCGCGCCCGTGGCCCGGCAGGGCCCGCAGATCGAGCACCATCCGCGCTTTCCGCAGCGGGTGAATGCCGGCTTCATGCAGGTGGTCGACCGCACGCACGTCAGGCTGCGCGTGTTCGAGCGCGGCGCCGGCGAAACGCTGGCCTGCGGCACCGGCGCCTGCGCGGCGGTGGTGGCGGGCATCCGGCTCGGCCTGCTGGAGCGCCGGGTCGATGTGCAGACGCATGGCGGCGTGCTCACGATCGGCTGGGAAGGCGAGGGCCATCCGGTGCTCATGACCGGCCCGGCCACCACGGTTTTCGAGGGAGACATCGAGGTGCCCGAGCTGCCATGA
- a CDS encoding DUF484 family protein yields MTHFRNNKDDAMNPITEDDIANYLANTPDFFERHAQLLAQVQLTSPHGNRAVSLQERQAEMLREKIKALEHRLMDMVRHGTENVVIADRLQRWTSGLLTTRDPRSLPYRIAVDLQSLFLVPQTAIKVWDCGADYLNEAYAQWVSDDVKALATSLTSPYCGLNSGFEAANWLPEPAGAMSIALIPLRPDAESPAFGLLVLASPDAQRFNAEMGTDFLERIAELASGALSRLRP; encoded by the coding sequence ATGACCCACTTCAGAAACAACAAAGACGACGCCATGAACCCGATCACCGAAGACGACATCGCCAACTACCTGGCGAACACGCCCGACTTCTTCGAGCGGCACGCGCAGCTGCTGGCGCAGGTGCAGCTCACCAGCCCGCACGGCAACCGCGCCGTGAGCCTGCAGGAGCGCCAGGCCGAGATGCTGCGCGAGAAGATCAAGGCGCTGGAGCATCGCCTGATGGACATGGTGCGCCACGGCACCGAGAACGTGGTCATCGCCGACCGCCTGCAGCGCTGGACCAGCGGCCTGCTGACCACGCGCGATCCGCGCAGCCTGCCCTACCGCATCGCGGTCGACCTGCAGTCGCTGTTCCTGGTGCCGCAGACCGCCATCAAGGTGTGGGACTGCGGCGCCGACTACCTCAACGAAGCCTATGCGCAGTGGGTGAGCGACGACGTGAAGGCGCTGGCCACCTCGCTGACCTCGCCTTACTGCGGGCTCAACTCGGGCTTCGAGGCGGCCAACTGGCTGCCCGAGCCGGCCGGCGCGATGTCGATCGCGCTGATCCCGCTGCGGCCCGATGCCGAGTCGCCGGCCTTCGGCCTCCTGGTGCTGGCCTCGCCGGACGCGCAGCGCTTCAACGCCGAAATGGGCACCGACTTTCTCGAACGCATCGCGGAACTGGCCTCGGGCGCGCTGTCGCGGCTGCGGCCTTGA
- a CDS encoding YdcF family protein, with amino-acid sequence MSGQRRSWRAAARPVLWTVLLAGLLAYLVIAAVIWRRAVEALANPPERPADAALVLGNRAYLDGKPNPCLTGRVDAAIALADAGLAKKLVLSGGVDKEDGRIEAEVMQRHARAQGYAGPLLLEPASTSTRLNLAMSRPLLQAAGVHGVIVVSEPYHLWRAERLVRASGFDRDFDVQYAAASTRCWRRWGMVFKGALREPLAVVNNAFNGYLH; translated from the coding sequence TTGAGCGGGCAGCGCCGGTCCTGGCGGGCCGCCGCGCGGCCCGTGCTGTGGACGGTGCTGCTGGCCGGACTGCTGGCCTACTTGGTCATTGCGGCCGTCATCTGGCGGCGCGCGGTCGAGGCACTTGCCAATCCGCCCGAGCGGCCGGCCGACGCCGCGCTGGTCCTGGGCAACCGCGCCTACCTCGATGGCAAGCCCAATCCCTGCCTGACGGGCAGGGTCGATGCCGCCATCGCGCTGGCCGATGCGGGCCTTGCGAAGAAGCTGGTGCTGTCGGGCGGCGTCGACAAGGAAGACGGCCGCATCGAGGCCGAGGTGATGCAGCGGCATGCGCGCGCCCAGGGCTACGCCGGGCCGCTGCTGCTGGAGCCGGCATCGACCTCGACCCGCCTGAACCTCGCCATGTCGCGTCCGCTGCTGCAGGCGGCGGGCGTTCACGGCGTGATCGTGGTGTCGGAGCCCTACCACCTGTGGCGCGCGGAGCGCCTGGTGCGGGCCAGCGGCTTCGACAGGGACTTCGATGTCCAGTACGCGGCGGCGAGCACGCGCTGCTGGCGCCGCTGGGGCATGGTTTTCAAGGGTGCGTTGCGCGAGCCTCTGGCTGTCGTGAACAATGCGTTCAATGGCTACCTCCACTGA